A genome region from Nitrospirota bacterium includes the following:
- the nifX gene encoding nitrogen fixation protein NifX — translation MKVAFATTDGVNVDEHFGRAGMFAVYELTNDGYKFLEMRKFADGRDSAIEETKGLGQVHDDRVRSKVDKLADCKIVYLTEIGGPSAARLARKGIMPIKVKEVVSIEESLRMLLETVKKLPPPWLKKAINSE, via the coding sequence ATGAAGGTGGCATTCGCAACAACTGACGGCGTAAATGTGGATGAACATTTCGGAAGGGCGGGAATGTTTGCGGTGTATGAATTAACAAATGACGGTTATAAATTTCTTGAGATGAGAAAGTTTGCGGACGGAAGGGATTCGGCAATAGAGGAGACTAAGGGACTGGGGCAGGTGCATGACGACAGGGTACGGAGTAAAGTGGATAAACTGGCAGACTGCAAGATTGTGTATCTCACGGAAATAGGCGGGCCTTCTGCGGCGCGCCTTGCCAGAAAAGGGATTATGCCCATAAAGGTGAAGGAGGTTGTTTCCATTGAGGAGTCATTGAGAATGCTTCTTGAAACTGTAAAAAAATTGCCGCCGCCATGGCTAAAAAAGGCAATAAATAGTGAATAG